The region AATAGAAAATACACACAATGACTCTGAATTTCTAAGCACTCAAACTCTTTCTCATGATTCTTTTGAATCCTCTTTTCAGCAGGATACAGAAGATGAGCAAGCGTTAGAAAAACATCCAATAATCACAGCAAATCAACAAGAAGAATTGGATAAGCCCTCTGGTGATCCTCTATCCGTTGCAAACTTTCTAAAGCAACTTAGTACATTAACGAGTGCCGAAGAAAAGATTCAAGCCTGTATTGCCTACATGAAAAAAACTCTAGCCCAGGAAGGTGCTCCCTATTTCAAGGGGTTTTGGGAGGCTCGCAGTCAATGTACTGCCCTTTTTAAAGAGGGTCTAAATCCTCAATTGCGCTCAGAGCTTTGGAAAGAATATAGGGAGCTCTGCCAAGAGTTTCAAAAGCTTAAAGAGGTATTAGACGAGCAAGCGTTATTTGCTGCTGAACAGATTGAAATTGCCATTCAAGCAATGGAAAACGATTTGGATCATTTTTCAGAACTTCTTGCAAAGCTTGCAGAACCTACATTTTCCTTTAAGCCCAAATCCCTTCATAGAAACTTCAAGCTATATGTTGATCTTCAAAAAGAGCTCAATTTTCTAAATACCTATGCATCAAAAATCAACTCTTTACGAAAAGAACTGATCAAAACGGAGATGCGCATCCGTCAAAAAAATAAGTTTTTTCAAGCGCTCTCATCCCTTGGGGACAAGATCTTTCCAAAAAGAAAGGACCTCATCAAAAAACTTAGCGACCTCTTCTTACACGATACACATGCCTTCGTTGCCAATTACTTTGGAGAAGATAGCATTCAGGGCCCTCTTTTCTTTATAAGAGATGAAATTAAGGCTCTACAAGCAATTGCTAAAATACTTACCTTAAATACATACTCTTTTACTACTACGCGCAATGAGTTAAGTAAATGTTGGGACTCAATTAAACTTCTTGAAAAGGAAAAAAAGAAAGAGCAAGTAGAAAAACGTGCCATCTTTCAAAGCAATAAAGAACTTGTTTTGGCACAAATACAGCTCTTCCAAGAAAAGATCCAAAATGGCGAGATAACGGCCTCCGATTTACATGCAAAAAGCGATGAAATTTATGAGTTCATGCACACATTAGAACTAGGAAGAGAGGAAAAACAAGCTCTTCATGAGGCTATAAACCTTGCGAGCAAGCCCATACTAGACGAGCTTAAGCAACAAGAGCAAGAGCGTATCAACAAAGAGCGCGCACTCATCGAAGAAAAAGCTCAAAAAGTCATCTCCTTAAAAAGTCGAGTACAAGAACTCATCGATTCTGCAGCACACCACGATGCCGCCTTCCTTACTTCATCAAGAGATGCTCTTTTAGAAGAAATACACGTTCTATCCTGTTTAAAGAGTGAAAAGCAGCTTCTAGAAAAAGCTTTGAAGCATTTAAAGGATATCATCCATGATAAGATGGAAAAAGCTTTGCTTGCGCTCTCATCAGATGATCTTCATGCCCTGGACCAGCTAAAATCCGCCTTAAATGAGAGAAAAGAACAAAGAAAAGAGCTAAAAAGCCAACTTGAAGCCAATAGAAAAGCAAGTGGCAGCTCTTCTCTAAGCTTTGAAAAAGCTCTTTTGTTTCATGAAGCAATTCAAGAGGAGAGAGTGCAACTCGAGAAGATCGATGCCATCATTAAAGAAATAGAACTTAAAATTAAGGCATTTTCTCAAAAAGCTAAATCTTGAGCTAGCTGTGTATATACCAAAACGCATTGAAAATTTGATTTTTGGCAGATGTAAAAGCCCTAATCTTCAACAATCATAAGCAGCTTCATAATTATATGGAGTTGCTTATGATCGTTGAACAGTAAGGGCTTTCACATGGCCAAAAATCAAATTTTCAATGCGTTTCAGCATAACTACATTAGTGCATTTGACTTAGATAAAACTCTGTTAAACTGTAACAGCAGCTTATCATTTAGCCGTTTTCTTTATAAACAAGGTTTGTTTTCTCTAATCGACCAAATTTATGCTCTCTACATCTGCCTCAGCTATAAAATATTACATACCCCTTTGGACAGCCTTCATACTAAAGCCTTTAATCACCTCTTTAAAGGACGCAAGGAGACTATTTTTGAAGAAATGGCAATGCAATTTGTCACTAAAAGTATCTCTTCAATGATCTATGAGCCTGCTATGAGGCGCTTGCTCCAAGCAAAAAATCGAGGTCACTACATCCTTCTACTCTCTTCTTCTCCAGAATTTTTAGTAAAACCCATTGCAGAAGCACTGAGTATTACAAACTGGAAAGGAACATATTATGAAACGGATAAAACAGGCAACTTTCAATCTATTTCCCTTTTGATGAATGGACAAGAGAAGGCAAAACAGCTATCTTGTACCATGCAAACATTAAATATTTCTCAGGCTAATACTACAGCCTACTCTGATAGCGAAGACGACCTGCCCTTTTTACAAACGGCCGGAATTAGGGTAGGCGTTAACCCAACTAAAGAGCTGCGCCTACTGTGCAGTACACACAACTGGGAGATTCTTGAAAATGAACCCTATTAAAAAAACACCCTCTACACAATTTGCAAACCATGTTTTTTCCCATGCTGTCATGAAACAAATGCTTCCAAAACATATCTATGACAACATAGTAAGTGCCGCAAATGGCAGCGAAAACATAAATAGTACTTATCTTGATACAATTGCACATGCCATGAAAGAGTGGGCCATTAGCTTTGGCGCAACCCACTTTACACATTGGTTTCAGCCACTAACAGGCATGTCAGCAGAAAAACATGATGCCTTTATTAACTTAGAAACAAGCGATACGATTATTGAAAATTTTTCTGGAAAAGAACTCATCCAAGGAGAGCCTGATGCTTCTTCATTTCCATCTGGGGGGCTAAGAAATACTCATGAGGCAAGAGGTTATACTGCATGGTCTCCATCATCTCCTGTATTTTTGTGGAAACTTGGCAATAGCCTAACACTTACCATACCCTCTATCTTCTATTCTTGGACAGAACATGCTCTAGATAGTAAAATTCCTCTTCTTCGCTCCGACAAAAAACTCTCTTGTGCAGTTTTACGCCTGCTAAATCTTATAAACGTAAAAGCCTCCTCTGTATTTTCCACTCTTGGCATCGAACAAGAATACTTTATCATTGATAAATCTTTAAGGGACCTGCGCGCTGACCTTGTACTTCTTGGACGCACAGTATTTGGAGCATCCCCTGCAAAGGCACAAGAACTACAAGATCACTATTTTGGAGCCATCAAAGAGCGCGTTATGCTCTACATGCAAGAGTTCGAAGAGCGCGCATTAGAACTTGGTATTCCAGTAAGAACAAGGCACAATGAAGTAGCTCCAGCACAACATGAGATAGCACCCATTTTTGAAAAAACATCTCTTGCAATCGATCACAACCTGCTTCTTATGGAGCTCATGCGCCAAGTTGCAGAAAAGCACGATCTTTCTGTCTTACTGCATGAAAAGCCTTTTGCAAAAATTAATGGCTCTGGAAAACATTGCAATTGGTCATTATCTACCGATACAGGAATTAATCTCCTTGATCCAACAGAAACTCCTGAAAACAATTTAACATTTCTTATTCTAGTTACAGCCGTACTTCATGCTGTAGACAAACATGCAGAGCTTTTAAGAGCATCCATTGGCTCTCTTGGAAATGATTCTCGTTTAGGAGGGCATGAAGCGCCACCTGCTATTATCTCTGTTTATCTAGGATCTGCTATGGAAGCTTTTCTTGATAATATAGAAAAAGAGGGCACTCATACATCCAGTAAAAAAGCTCAATTCAACATAGACATCTCTGGAATACCAACGCTTTCAAAAGACCATGCAGATAGGAATAGGACATCTCCTTTCGCTTTTACTGGCAATAAATTTGAATTTCGAGCCGTTGGTGCATCTGCAAATCCTTCACTTGCAATTACAACCTTAAATGCTATCGTAGCTGAGAGTCTAAATGAAATTCTGGATAAAATAACCTGTTCATTGACGCAGGAAAAACAAGCCCACAATGAGCTTTCAAAATATGTCATACCCATTATTCAATCTTATCTAAAAAATTCCAAACGAGTGCGTTTCTCCGGTGACAATTACTCTTTACTCTGGCAAGAAGAGGCCAAAAGGCGAGGACTTGCTTGTCACAAAAATGCCCTTTCAGCCTTTGAAATTTTCCATCATCAAAAAACCCACCTCCTTTTTAAAGATATTTTCAGCAAGAACGAGCTTCTAAGTAGATACTCTATCTTAAAAGATACCTATATAAATGCTCTCAATATTCAAACGCGCCTAATGTTAGAACTTTTTAATACACAAATCCTTCCAGCTTGCTTAAACTATCAAAAAATGTTTGCAAAATCTTTGCTCTCATTAAAAGATTTGGGTCTATCCTCTTCTTTGCAAACCCAAAGACTTAAGGAGCTACTTCTTGCTATCGATGATGCCATAGAAAATGCAAATCTACTTATCTCTTACTTTCATAACAAAGAAAATGATTTGAATTTCATTATCAGTAAACTTATACCAAGCAGTGAACTCTTGCGAAAAAAAGTAGATTTACTAGAGCAAATTGTTGATGATAAAAAATGGCCGCTTCCCAAATATAGAGAGATGTTATTTATAATATGAATATTGGTATTTATGGAGGATCTTTTGATCCTATTCACTTTGGTCACATCAACTTAGCTATTCAACTAAAAGAATACCATCATCTTGACGAAGTGTGGTTTTGTCCTGCTTACTCTTCTCCTTTTAAACTATCCCACACTACTGAAAGTGCAACACATCGCTTAAACATGGTAGCTCTTGCAATTGAAACTATTCCTGGATTTTCTGTGACTGATATCGAAATTCTAAGAGAAGGACCATCTTACACCATCGATACAGTTCGCTCTTTCCATAAACATTATTTGGGATCCAACAAAAAATTCTTCTTAATGATTGGAAATGACGCTCTCTCTTCACTCCATCTTTGGAAAGAAATTGATGAGCTTATAGAGCTTGCACCTCTTCTTATTGGCAATCGAATCCTCTCTGCGCCTAGCTTCTCTGGAACACCCGCCCTACAAAGAGCCATTAAAAAAGGCATTACTCCCTCTTCAATCATGGAAATTAGCGCAAGCTTCATTCGTAAAAGACTTAAAAACTTTCAATATTGTGCTCACTTAGTTCCAGCAAAAGTGCTGGACTACATTTATAAAAACCAATTATACTCAATCGAACATGAATCTTGATCCTCAATTTATTCTTAATTCAGTAGCTCAAACTATTTTTGACAAAAAAGGATTTAATATTCTTGTTATAGATGTTAGAGACGTATCAACTCTTACAGATTATTTTGTCATTGCAGAAGGCTCTGCTGATCGGCATGTTCAAGCTATTGCCTCTTCAGTAGTTGACACGCTAAAAAATCTGGGAGCTGCCCCCACTCACGTAGAGGGAAAAAATTCAGGGGACTGGATTGTAATTGATGATTTCAATATTATAGTTCATCTATTTATGCCAGGAATAAGAGATCTCTATGGTCTTGAAGAGTTGTGGCGTGATGGAAAAATTGTGGACGTAGCAATACAAACTGGCAACACAAGCAAATAAAAGGAAATGAGCATGAATAGTAACAAAAAACGAGTTGTCGTAACAGGAATGGGCCTAGTTTCTTGTTTTGGTTCGGACGTTGACGTTTTCTATGATAAGCTACTTGCAGGTACTAGTGGAATCGTTCCTATAGAAGAATTCCCTTGCGCCGAATATCCTACCCGGTTTGCAGGAAGCGTTAAAAACTTTGATACAGAAAATTACCTCGATAAGAAACAAGCTCGAAGGGTAGACCCCTTTATTCGCTACGCTATTGTTGCAGGAAAAAGAGCCCTAGAACACGCAGGCTTTGCAAAAGAGTCCTTAGACAAGCTCAATAAAGAGCGCTGCGGTGTAATTATTGGATCGGGAATGGGAGGAATGAGCACATTTGCAGATGGTGTAAAAACGATCGAAGAAAAGGGGTGCAGACGCCTAACACCTTTTTTTGTTCCTTATATCATTACAAATATGGGAGGCGCACTCCTTGGAATTGAGCTCGGCTTTATGGGGCCAAACTATTCTATTTCAACAGCTTGTGCAACATCAAACTATTCTATTATTGCTGCTGCAAACCATATCATGCAAGGAGATGCCGATTTAATGATTTGTGGCGGCTCTGAAGCCCCCCTTTGCCCCATCGGTGTTTCTGGCTTTGTCGCCTGCAAAGCACTATCAGAGCGAAATGATGAGCCAACAAAAGCTTCAAGGCCTTGGGATAAGGACCGCGATGGATTTGTTATCGGAGAGGGCTCTGGCGTTCTTATTCTTGAAAGCTTAGAACACGCACTAGCAAGAAACGCAACCATTTATGCAGAATACCTCGGAGGAAACACCACGTGTGATGCCTACCACATGACGGATCCAAGACCAGATGGCCTAGGTGTAAGTCTGTGTATCGAGCAAGCTCTTCGAAAAGCAAATATCTCAAAAGAAGCTGTAAACTATATCAATGCTCATGCAACATCTACCATTGTAGGTGATATCACAGAAGTTACAGCAATAAAAAAAGTTTTTGGATCACACACTTCAAAAATTAAAATGAATGCAACAAAATCGATGATTGGTCACTGCCTAGGATCTGCAAGTAGCATAGAAGCCATCGCAACCATTAAAGCTATCAATACCAACATGTTACACCCAACAATTAATCTAGACAATCCAGATCCAGCCCTGGGTGATCTTGACCCTGTTGCAAACTGCGCCAAACCTCATAAAATAGAAGTTGCCCTTTCCAACTCTTTTGGCTTTGGTGGACATAACTCATGTATTTTACTTGCTCCTTTCAAATCTTAAAACTCGCAAACAATAAGGAACACTTAACCCGTGCAAAAAGAACAACCTCACATCATGAATTCTCTTTACAAAGCACACCCCTGGCATGGCATTGATATCGGAGAAGAAGCCCCTAAGGTAGTCTCTTGTTATATTGAAATCGTACCCTCTGACACTGTAAAATATGAACTTGATAAAGTTAGTGGTTTGTTAAAGGTGGATAGACCTCAAAAATATTCCAACTACTGCCCTGCGCTCTATGGTCTTATCCCTCAAACTTTTTGCGGTAAACTTTCTGGAGAGTACTGTGCAAAAAAAGCTGGCATCACAACCATTGTTGGAGATGATGATCCTCTCGATGTCTGTGTTCTTTCAGAAAAACCGATATTAAGGGGTGACATCCTTCTTCAAGCAATACCCATTGGCGGTTTTCGCACTATAGACAAGGGAGATGCTGATGACAAGATCATTGCTGTCCTTAAAGGCGATCTTGTGTATGGAAATATACAAGATATCTCCGAATGTCCAACGCATCTCATTGACCGCCTACACCATTACTTCTTAACCTATAAAGAACACCCAGGCTCCACAGCTCCATCCACATTAGAAGTTATAAAAATTTATGGAAAAGAAGAAGCTCACGAAGTGATTGAACTTGCAAGACGGGATTATCAAAATAGTTTTCCTCAAATTTACAAAAATTTCAAGACAATGCAAGAAAAATCTTAATAGATTTATAATATTGATTAGTTTATAATCAGTTTCAACCTTATAAAATTTAATACAAAAGGCTTGTTATATGGTACTAGAATTAAACGAAATTCCTTTAGCTGATTTTGAAAAAGTTATCGAAGTAATTAATAGACCAGCAGGCCTACACGCTTTCATTGCATTACATAATACGTCCATGGGGCCAACTCTTGGAGGTACCCGCATTTATCCTTACGCCAATAGAAACGACGCTCTTACGGATGTACTTCGCCTATCTGAGGGTATGACCTATAAATCAGCGCTTGCAGGAACAGGATTTGGCGGTGGAAAAAGCGTCATTATCGCAAACCCTTCCAAAGATAAAAATGCAGACCTATTGATGGCATTTGGCGAAGCAGTGCACGCCCTTGGAGGACAGTACATCTGTGCAGAAGATGTTGGCTCTACAAAAGAAGATATGCTCGAAATTCGCAAAAAAACGCCTTATGTTGTGGGACTTCCATTAAGCACAAGCAGCGGCGATCCAAGTCCATTTACTGCATGGGGTGTATTCATAGGAATACAAGCTACTGCAAAAAAATTATGGGGATCTATCAACCTACAAGGTCGCACAATTGTCATCCAAGGTCTTGGAAGTGTCGGAGCAAAAGTTGCAGACCTTCTCTTTTGGCAAGGAGCAAACCTCATTCTAAGCGATATTGATTTAGTAAAAGCAGAAGCTCTTGGTCGCCTCTATAATGCTGAAGTCGTCTCACCAGACGCCATTACCCAGGTTAAATGCGATATTTTTTGCCCTTGCGCACTTGGCGGCATTCTAAATGCAAAAAGCATACCTCTTCTACAATGTGAAGCCATAGCAGGAGCTGCCAATAATCAGCTTTTAACTCATGAAGATGGTGTACTCTTACACCAAAGAGGAATACTTTATGCACCCGACTTTATTATCAACTCAGGTGGTCTTATCAATGTTTCTTGCGAGCTAGAAAGGCTTTACAATCCTCGTAAATCCCTTCAAAGTACTAATGCCATTTATGATACTCTTCTGAGTATCTATAATACGTCAGAAAAAGAAAACCTCTCAACGAACGAAACTGCTATTGAGCTTGCAAAATACAAAATTCAGCATGGCATAGGCAGAAGAACAGAAGCTCCTTGTTTTAAAGCCTATTAACCTGAGTTTTGAGTTTAAATTAATCAAAATTAGAGGAGATTCTGGATGAATTTTCAATCATTTTCGCAAGGTTTATATTCAAAAACTATAAACGAGAGAAAATGATTGAAAAGTTGCCAGAAGATCCCTAAGATTGAGCGACTTAAACCCAAAACACAGGTTATTAATTAGGCTCTATAAGAATTAATGACTGCAGGGATTTTTGAGCGCACATCATGTCCTAGAAAATGCACCATGCTTCCTGGTATATGGGTGTGTATGCTAAACGTATCTGCATACGCCGAAGGAATAGAGTAGCGCTTTCCAAAATTTCCGGGGGTCTTAAATCCTAAAATCGTATTTACAAAATAGTCAACTGGCGCTAGTGCACGATTATCACTAACATAATCATTCTCTGCAGATATGTGTATAACATGATCAGTATCTTCAAGAGCACGCTCTCCCAAATCCCACTGTAAACCAGCACCAAGAGGTATAGAGTTAAAACAGACTGCCTGTACACGGCTCTTTAACCCAACATATTGCGCAAGAATTCCTCCAAAAGATTGGCCTACTAAAACAACCTTTTTCCCCTTACCTTCTAATTTACCTTTTAACTGTTCAACAACTTGGTAAGCCTTCTTAAAAATCTCTGGAGTGATCCCCACATAATTACCTGCAATAGCCAGGCTCTGTGCATTAATAGCCTCTTTTCGAGCTTTTTTATCCTCTAGTAATGCAGCACATGCATCATAAGCTCCAAATGCTATAAAAACTTCATTATTTTCTGACTCTAAAAGAACCAACTTAAGACCTAATTTTCTATCAAATAAAAAGTTATCTTTAATTTCTAAATCACAAGAAAAATTACTTACATCTACAACCGATAAAATGCCTTCAATCCACTCGTTTTTTCCCATATAACTATAACATGCACAAGCTAGATGTTTAAGGTATTCACGCCCCTCTAGCTGCATCAATGACTGAAGCTTAACTTTATAATTAGAATCAAAACAGGCATTAAACCATGACTTTTGACTTCTCAACACCTGGCCACTTATAAGTCGCCAGGTTAAGCCTAGTACAGACCAATTTTTCCCACCAAAATAACGAATAGGAAATAATAGACTATTTCCTAAAATGGATAACACGCCTTTTATAATTTCTCTAATCCTATTACAAAGACCATCCGTTGTACTATGAACATGCTTTGGCTGAAAGTTCTGAGGACATACTTTGCTATAATCTATCTTTTGATTTGAAATGTCATGCATTTATATATTTTCTACTTATGTTCTTGAATTACGACAGATGAAAAAGCTGGTATAGTAACAAGATATTTTAATCTTCCGCTCGACACTTCCCCAAGCTGAATATTAGTATTAAGCTTACCAGTACCACCAAACTTCTCATCATCTGTATTTGCAACTTCGATAAGACCAGCAGGACTTTCTATTTCAACTTCATATTGTACATCTGTATCTAAAAAGTTATGTAAACAGGCAAATGAAGAACCATCCGAAGATGTACGCCTATAAGCACACACTTGCTTATTTGGGTCGTTTTTTTCTATCCACTCTAAATTGAACGCATTGTCATCACTTTCATAAAATGCAGGGTTATTCTTATACAAAGCATTAAAATGAGCAACCATAGCCATAATCTTTTGACCATCGACTATATCCTTACCATCTAATAATCCTTTAGGCTGTCCAATCAAGGTATCCCAATCAACAGATGTTCCAAATTCAGACCCTGCAAACATAAGCTTTCTTCCAGGTAGGCACATCATGAAGCTAAGCATAGCTCTCACATTCGCGTATTTATTTTGTATACTCAGTCCATCTACCTTATTCAATAAGGAGTACTTACCTTTCCGCACTTCATCATGAGAGATTGCCAAAACCATTTTATGAGTGTTATCACCCATAATTGAATGAATTAATGTGTTATATATAGACTTGCGCTTATCTGGAGCAGTTGAAAAATATTTTAACATATTATTTACCCAGCACATATTCCATTCTCTATCAAAACCTAGGCCCTCCAAATGAGAAGCCTGCGTTGTTTTATCACTCCCAGATGTATCTTCAGCAATTGTCAAAACCCCCGGAAACTCTCTATGAATTACAGCATTGAGATCTTGTAAAAATAATCTACCCTTTCCACTCTCTAAAAATAATCTACCTATTCTATTATCACTTGTAAGAATGCAACGAATAGCATCAACTCTTAACGCGTCGACGTGTAGTTCTTCTATTAAATACGCTGCACTAGAAATCAGAAAATTTCTTACATGTTTTTTGGAATAGTTAAAAAAGTGTGTTCCCCAACGAAATGCTATATGACGAAGAAAAGACCAATAAGACTTATAATCATGCGTATTATTCAAGCTCAGAGCCCAAGAATCCTTTGCAAAGTGCGCAGGAATCCAATCTACAATAACACCTATATTATTCTGATGAAGGATGTCTATCAAATATTTTAAATCCTCTAATGATCCGAGTCTATTGTCCGGAGCAAAAAAACTTGATACTTGATATCCCCAAGAGTCCTCACAAGGATAATCTAATAGCCCCATAAACTCTATATGTGTAAATCCATTCTTTTGACAATGCCCTACAAGCTCACCTGTAAGTTTTCTTAAACTAGGAAGCTTACCGTCTTCTTCTCTTTTCCAAGTTGGAAGATAACACTCATAAGTACTCATAGGCTTATTATCAAAATTCTTTACTCGAACATCCATCCAAGCTTGATCTTGCCACTGATAAGCATTCCTATCTACTACAACAGAATAAGGAATACTTTCCCCCTCTACCACACTTGTAGATAAACCAACAGGATCTATACATGCTCTACCATCAACATGAAATTGATAATTCATTCCAACATATACTCCCGTTTCTACGTGACAAGACCAGATATTTTGAGAATCCTTTGTCATAGGCACAACGACCCTACTGCCATCTTCCTTACGAAGGTGTACATGGATAGATCTTGCACTAGGAGAATAAATAGAAAATGTGGCCTTCCCACTTTTGTCAACAATAACTCCCTGATGTTCATATAATTTATAATCTACACCCTTTCCATAAGGAGCTGGAACTTGAGTACGCATTCCAACTGGAAGTGACAAATAATAATATTCTAACGCCTCGCTATCTAATGTATTGCTGTAATAGAGTGTTAAATATTCTTCTTCATTTTGCACAGCTCTACTTGCCTTCTTTTTTCCCTCAAGCCACAATTCATTATAAAGTCTAAAATAAGAATCTAACGAGAAATGTTCTTCTACTGAACTTGTCCTATTTTCAGCATTTATTCTTGCAGATTCATAAAGCAACAAGTACTTGTCAACTGGAGAAAGACCATGAGGAGATTCTGTCCAACTAGATTTCCTTCCCTCATTCATAACTCGAGAAATAATTTTTTGTTTTTCCTCATCAGAAATACTCGTCCATAAATCAAGTGCTCTTCCAACGACATTTGAAACAGAGTGTTTTCGATCTTCTTTTCCAAGAAAATGAAAACCATTAAACTCATCTAAATTTCCATCGTAAGGAATGACAGTATCTGCAAGTCCACCTGTTTTTGATGCGATGGCTAACGAGCCAAATAACCATCCCTCAAATTGAACAAGGCCACAAGGCTCAAAACGAGAAGGTATTAAAATAAAATCAGAAGAAGCTCTAACAACAGAGCCAATACCCGCTACTGCATTCTCACTATTTGCATCTAAGCTACCTTGTTGATAATGATAGCGTCCATTTGGATCTTTATAATCACGTATAAAAAGCACACCCTTCTTATACTTAAGTTGAAGCCGATCTAATTCTTTTGTAGCATCTGGGTCTTCTAATGAGCCCATACAAATAAACTGCCCACCCTTTTTAAGAGTTGCCTCGATTGACTCATCTAATCGATCAATGCCTTTTTGGTAGGAATCAAAACGACCTACAAAAGTTACAATCGGCTTTGAAAAGTCCATAACAACTTCTGGAAAATATTTATTTACCCACCTACCTAAGCAAGACTTTGCTTGCCAGCGTTTTTCTAAAATATTCTCTGTCTTTGGCCCATAAGTAAGATCAACATTCTCTTGTGTTACTGAATCTATCCAATTTTTTAGTTGGTCATCTGTTTCTGGATTCCAGCGCTCTGGTATACTTCCATTAACAATGCCTACGAGCTTTCCTATCTTCGCACAATCCCTTGCAGCAAAGGCAACTCCCTCACCAAGCGCTAATGTCTGCGCTTCTAAAGCAAAAGATGGGGATACAGTCGATACAGCATCTGCCAGCCTTGTACTCTCCACAAATAAATTAATTGACTCATTTGCAATACCTGCTTCTTGCAGTCCACGAATTACAGGATCATAATTATAAGGACTTCCAGAACCTATTCTACCCTGTGCGCATCTACTATTATTATGAAAAGTATAAATTATACGCGGTGTTTCTCCTTTTTCCCACGCCTCTCTATTATCCTTTACCATCTTTAAAAGAACACCAACTACATGACTATCGTGCAAATGAATGATGCTATCTTTATTAATCTCTCCAGATTCTTGCATATCTCCTAACAAATCAGCTGCAAAAGATGTAAAAATTGTAAAACGCACTCTGTCGGTATCATTTGTTGCACTGTAGATGCTTGGCCTTTCACCTGTTAAAACAAATGAAGGATGAT is a window of Chlamydiales bacterium DNA encoding:
- a CDS encoding glycogen/starch synthase; its protein translation is MGLGVTPLKDISIPKCLENVPYFWSFTKKKEHLEKLEDNFVLHCDSAPAVQKNIEHLKQVILSHYSRIVLQVLNYIIFIFTDAITKLLQANERSCRVMAVHYKAKKWNVGHDEKIYLLQDGKIDLVASYHNLKSLKYKNTSENLLNLNKSSTNIDSELVSLFSKKTRMLLERALEQAKSSCSRKVEALKKIIDCSGKNILEQFAIVFAQKHNLYRDLVALQGMKGLSTQEAVLAEAAKLHVNTVELLQLGKNLPLNELQERINAVIRVIREERIGSVDRVFRKIIQSENLTHAIYSTSTRQLSDSTPAEQLVDGISVDVLTKPVDVTMISVEFSGLLKEGGLAEAVEGLIKAVKKKNPESTCRLIFPKYSTLPEKFQQLFKRTTPEVHMNGLGEKYEVYRIKDAGIEFLFIDHPSFVLTGERPSIYSATNDTDRVRFTIFTSFAADLLGDMQESGEINKDSIIHLHDSHVVGVLLKMVKDNREAWEKGETPRIIYTFHNNSRCAQGRIGSGSPYNYDPVIRGLQEAGIANESINLFVESTRLADAVSTVSPSFALEAQTLALGEGVAFAARDCAKIGKLVGIVNGSIPERWNPETDDQLKNWIDSVTQENVDLTYGPKTENILEKRWQAKSCLGRWVNKYFPEVVMDFSKPIVTFVGRFDSYQKGIDRLDESIEATLKKGGQFICMGSLEDPDATKELDRLQLKYKKGVLFIRDYKDPNGRYHYQQGSLDANSENAVAGIGSVVRASSDFILIPSRFEPCGLVQFEGWLFGSLAIASKTGGLADTVIPYDGNLDEFNGFHFLGKEDRKHSVSNVVGRALDLWTSISDEEKQKIISRVMNEGRKSSWTESPHGLSPVDKYLLLYESARINAENRTSSVEEHFSLDSYFRLYNELWLEGKKKASRAVQNEEEYLTLYYSNTLDSEALEYYYLSLPVGMRTQVPAPYGKGVDYKLYEHQGVIVDKSGKATFSIYSPSARSIHVHLRKEDGSRVVVPMTKDSQNIWSCHVETGVYVGMNYQFHVDGRACIDPVGLSTSVVEGESIPYSVVVDRNAYQWQDQAWMDVRVKNFDNKPMSTYECYLPTWKREEDGKLPSLRKLTGELVGHCQKNGFTHIEFMGLLDYPCEDSWGYQVSSFFAPDNRLGSLEDLKYLIDILHQNNIGVIVDWIPAHFAKDSWALSLNNTHDYKSYWSFLRHIAFRWGTHFFNYSKKHVRNFLISSAAYLIEELHVDALRVDAIRCILTSDNRIGRLFLESGKGRLFLQDLNAVIHREFPGVLTIAEDTSGSDKTTQASHLEGLGFDREWNMCWVNNMLKYFSTAPDKRKSIYNTLIHSIMGDNTHKMVLAISHDEVRKGKYSLLNKVDGLSIQNKYANVRAMLSFMMCLPGRKLMFAGSEFGTSVDWDTLIGQPKGLLDGKDIVDGQKIMAMVAHFNALYKNNPAFYESDDNAFNLEWIEKNDPNKQVCAYRRTSSDGSSFACLHNFLDTDVQYEVEIESPAGLIEVANTDDEKFGGTGKLNTNIQLGEVSSGRLKYLVTIPAFSSVVIQEHK